From one Lycium ferocissimum isolate CSIRO_LF1 chromosome 5, AGI_CSIRO_Lferr_CH_V1, whole genome shotgun sequence genomic stretch:
- the LOC132056864 gene encoding serine/threonine-protein kinase STY13 isoform X1: protein MSCSEKSREREEEVNSVGSVERYVEGVSRNGSIVVPSTQLAIDERVLVDPKQLFIGTKIGEGAHGKVYEGRHGDQIVAIKVLNGGKTSEERASLEDRFVREVVMMSRVKHENLVKFIGACKDPLMVIVSELLPGMSLRKYLVSIRPEVLELHVALNYALDIARAMECLHANGIIHRDLKPDNLLLTANQKSVKLADFGLAREETLTEMMTAETGTYRWMAPELYSTVTLRQGEKKHYNNKVDVYSFGIVLWELLTNRMPFEGMSNLQAAYAAAFKQERPSIPEDISPDLAFILQSCWVEDPNMRPSFSQIIRMLTAYLFTLPPPSRCVPVTESVEQTVSSNGTIVEFSARAKGKFAFLRQLFAAKKVKNSQ from the exons ATGAGTTGCAGTGAGAAGAgtagagaaagagaagaggaagTGAATTCTGTTGGTAGTGTAGAGAGATATGTTGAAGGTGTTTCGCGTAATGGATCAATAGTAGTACCCTCAACACAATTAGCTATTGATGAGAGAGTGTTGGTGGATCCAAAACAACTCTTTATTGGAACGAAAATTGGCGAGGGAGCTCATGGAAAGGTTTATGAAGGAAG GCATGGTGATCAAATTGTTGCGATAAAAGTTCTAAATGGTGGTAAGACCTCAGAAGAAAGAGCTTCACTTGAGGACCGTTTTGTTCGGGAAGTTGTTATGATGTCCAGAGTAAAGCATGAGAATCTTGTAAAA TTTATTGGAGCTTGCAAGGATCCTTTGATGGTTATAGTGTCAGAGCTGCTGCCTGGAATGTCCCTTCGGAAGTACTTAGTCAGCATTCGGCCGGAAGTTCTTGAACTTCATGTGGCCTTAAATTATGCGCTTGACATTGCTCGGGCCATGGAATGTTTACATGCCAATGGCATTATACATCGAGATCTAAAACCTG ACAATTTGTTGCTCACGGCCAATCAGAAGTCCGTGAAGCTTGCAGATTTTGGGCTAGCAAGGGAAGAGACCCTCACTGAGATGATGACAGCAGAAACTGGGACGTACCGGTGGATGGCACCTGAG tTGTACAGTACTGTTACATTGCGTCAGGGGGAGAAGAAGCATTATAATAACAAGGTTGATGTTTATAGTTTTGGCATTGTCTTGTGGGAATTACTGACAAACCGCATGCCATTTGAGGGAATGTCGAATTTGCAAGCTGCTTATGCTGCTGCTTTTAAG CAAGAGAGACCTAGTATTCCAGAAGATATTTCTCCAGACTTGGCATTTATCTTACAATCATGTTGGGTGGAAGACCCTAACATGCGACCGAGCTTCAGCCAGATAATTCGGATGCTCACTGCATATCTCTTCACACTTCCACCGCCCTCACGGTGTGTACCAGTAACCGAATCTGTGGAGCAGACGGTTTCCAGCAATGGTACTATTGTTGAGTTTTCTGCACGAGCAAAGGGAAAATTTGCTTTCCTTCGCCAACTTTTTGCTGCAAAGAAGGTTAAGAACTCACAGTAA
- the LOC132056864 gene encoding serine/threonine-protein kinase STY13 isoform X2 encodes MSCSEKSREREEEVNSVGSVERYVEGVSRNGSIVVPSTQLAIDERVLVDPKQLFIGTKIGEGAHGKVYEGRHGDQIVAIKVLNGGKTSEERASLEDRFVREVVMMSRVKHENLVKFIGACKDPLMVIVSELLPGMSLRKYLVSIRPEVLELHVALNYALDIARAMECLHANGIIHRDLKPDNLLLTANQKSVKLADFGLAREETLTEMMTAETGTYRWMAPELYSTVTLRQGEKKHYNNKVDVYSFGIVLWELLTNRMPFEGMSNLQAAYAAAFKQKRGREIRKKKSWQFPFYPGNKVTMVAIVEFKEKGGGHGGDGDFQILKKMKRWLLQWQWH; translated from the exons ATGAGTTGCAGTGAGAAGAgtagagaaagagaagaggaagTGAATTCTGTTGGTAGTGTAGAGAGATATGTTGAAGGTGTTTCGCGTAATGGATCAATAGTAGTACCCTCAACACAATTAGCTATTGATGAGAGAGTGTTGGTGGATCCAAAACAACTCTTTATTGGAACGAAAATTGGCGAGGGAGCTCATGGAAAGGTTTATGAAGGAAG GCATGGTGATCAAATTGTTGCGATAAAAGTTCTAAATGGTGGTAAGACCTCAGAAGAAAGAGCTTCACTTGAGGACCGTTTTGTTCGGGAAGTTGTTATGATGTCCAGAGTAAAGCATGAGAATCTTGTAAAA TTTATTGGAGCTTGCAAGGATCCTTTGATGGTTATAGTGTCAGAGCTGCTGCCTGGAATGTCCCTTCGGAAGTACTTAGTCAGCATTCGGCCGGAAGTTCTTGAACTTCATGTGGCCTTAAATTATGCGCTTGACATTGCTCGGGCCATGGAATGTTTACATGCCAATGGCATTATACATCGAGATCTAAAACCTG ACAATTTGTTGCTCACGGCCAATCAGAAGTCCGTGAAGCTTGCAGATTTTGGGCTAGCAAGGGAAGAGACCCTCACTGAGATGATGACAGCAGAAACTGGGACGTACCGGTGGATGGCACCTGAG tTGTACAGTACTGTTACATTGCGTCAGGGGGAGAAGAAGCATTATAATAACAAGGTTGATGTTTATAGTTTTGGCATTGTCTTGTGGGAATTACTGACAAACCGCATGCCATTTGAGGGAATGTCGAATTTGCAAGCTGCTTATGCTGCTGCTTTTAAG caGAAGAGAGGGAGGgagattagaaaaaaaaaatcgtggcAGTTTCCATTTTATCCAGGGAACAAGGTAACAATGGTGGCAATTGTCGAAttcaaagaaaaaggaggaggaCATGGTGGTGATGGTGATTTTCAGATcttaaaaaagatgaaaagatgGTTATTACAGTGGCAGTGGCATTAA